In the Mastomys coucha isolate ucsf_1 unplaced genomic scaffold, UCSF_Mcou_1 pScaffold18, whole genome shotgun sequence genome, one interval contains:
- the LOC116095616 gene encoding complement C1q subcomponent subunit A, which produces METSQGWLVACVLAMTLVWTAAEDVCRAPNGKDGVAGNPGRAGRPGLKGERGEPGAPGIRTGIRGLKGDPGEPGPSGKPGNVGFPGPSGPLGDSGPPGLKGVKGNPGNIRDQPRPAFSAIRQNPPTAGNVVIFDKVLTNQESPYQNRTGHFICAVPGFYYFTFQVISKWDLCLSIMSSSRGQPRNSLGFCDTNSKGLFQVLSGGTVLQLQRGDEVWIEKDPAKGRIYQGTEVDSIFSGFLIFPSA; this is translated from the exons ATGGAGACCTCTCAGGGATGGCTGGTGGCCTGTGTGCTGGCCATGACCCTAGTATGGACAGCGGCCGAAGATGTCTGCCGAGCACCCAACGGGAAGGATGGGGTTGCAGGAAATCCTGGCCGCGCCGGGAGGCCTGGTctcaagggagagagaggggagccaG GAGCTCCCGGCATCCGGACCGGTATCAGAGGTCTTAAAGGAGACCCTGGGGAACCTGGTCCCTCTGGCAAACCCGGCAATGTGGGGTTCCCGGGTCCCAGTGGGCCCCTGGGGGACAGCGGGCCCCCAGGACTGAAGGGCGTGAAAGGAAATCCAGGTAATATCAGGGACCAGCCCCGGCCAGCTTTCTCAGCTATTCGGCAGAACCCACCAACGGCTGGCAACGTGGTTATCTTTGACAAGGTCCTCACCAACCAGGAGAGTCCGTACCAGAACCGAACAGGTCACTTCATCTGTGCGGTGCCCGGCTTCTATTACTTCACCTTCCAAGTGATCTCCAAGTGGGACCTTTGTCTGTCTATCATGTCCTCGTCCCGGGGCCAGCCCAGGAATTCCCTGGGTTTCTGTGACACCAACAGCAAGGGGCTCTTCCAGGTGTTATCAGGGGGCACCGTGCTTCAGCTGCAACGAGGGGACGAGGTGTGGATCGAGAAGGACCCCGCAAAGGGTCGCATTTACCAGGGTACTGAAGTCGACAGCATCTTCAGTGGATTCCTCATTTTCCCCTCGGCCTGA